In Nymphaea colorata isolate Beijing-Zhang1983 chromosome 3, ASM883128v2, whole genome shotgun sequence, a genomic segment contains:
- the LOC116249630 gene encoding uncharacterized protein C6C3.02c, with protein sequence MARRSAGGRPAPRAAPRAAPVRNPPQPASHAPPPAPVQSSGGGMLSGIGSTIAQGMAFGTGSAMAHRAVDAVLGPRTIQHETVVSEAPAASGAAMNANGSDACSVHSKAFQDCLNNYGTDISKCQFYLDMLSECRRNSGMMSA encoded by the exons ATGGCTCGCCGAAGCGCCGGAG GAAGACCAGCCCCTCGTGCTGCTCCACGAGCTGCACCAGTGCGTAATCCTCCTCAACCAG CAAGTCATGCTCCTCCTCCTGCACCCGTACAGAGTAGTGGTGGTGGAATGCTGAGTGGGATTGGTTCTACTATCGCTCAAG GAATGGCTTTTGGCACTGGTAGTGCCATGGCACATAGAGCTGTTGATGCTGTTCTTGGTCCTCGTACCATCCAGCATGAAACTGTTGTCTCCGAGGCTCCTGCTGCTTCAGGTGCAGCGATGAACGCAAATGGGTCTGATGCATGCAGTGTTCACTCCAAAGCTTTTCAGGAT TGCCTCAACAACTACGGGACGGATATCAGCAAGTGCCAATTCTACCTGGACATGCTTTCTGAGTGCCGCAGGAATTCCGGCATGATGAGTGCTTGA